The following are from one region of the Palaeococcus ferrophilus DSM 13482 genome:
- a CDS encoding flagella accessory protein C has product MALNFLSSLFKKKPAVEEHEEMEELAEELEERVESREQEEALNQIMERINEIENDIPRMKIGIDTLKKNIQELRDEIERLDKTIKDVMMLYEVVSQEINPFKEQMAQENPLSHEVQELRKEIEDLKLEIAQVKNDIKVLAGYGVDIDSIIYEVLAEV; this is encoded by the coding sequence GTGGCACTGAACTTCCTTTCATCTTTATTCAAGAAGAAACCGGCGGTGGAAGAGCACGAGGAAATGGAGGAACTTGCGGAGGAGCTCGAGGAGCGCGTTGAGAGCAGGGAACAGGAGGAGGCACTCAACCAGATCATGGAGCGCATCAACGAGATCGAGAACGACATCCCGAGGATGAAGATTGGGATTGACACTCTAAAGAAGAACATCCAGGAACTCAGGGATGAGATTGAGCGCCTTGACAAGACGATAAAGGACGTCATGATGCTCTACGAGGTCGTTTCCCAGGAGATAAACCCCTTCAAGGAGCAGATGGCGCAGGAGAACCCGCTAAGCCATGAGGTACAGGAGCTCAGGAAGGAGATAGAGGACCTCAAACTCGAGATAGCCCAGGTGAAGAACGACATCAAAGTGCTGGCGGGCTATGGTGTTGATATAGACTCCATCATATACGAGGTGCTGGCCGAGGTGTGA
- a CDS encoding flagellin — protein sequence MKRKGAIGIGTLIVFIAMVLVAAVAAGVIISTAGYLEQKASATGRQTTQEVASGIKVLNVYGYVNTTTPSAGTITRMAIYVSPNAGSMGIDLGTAKIVLSDGKKMVVYEYNSSAFWNGTISDLFNLTVWSNVSGTSFGIAVINDGDGSMTKDHPTLSWGDYAALLIDTTGFTGPRGAGISPATKIVGKVIPETGAAGVIDFTTPSTYNYNVLELQ from the coding sequence ATGAAGAGGAAGGGTGCGATAGGCATCGGTACGCTCATCGTCTTCATCGCAATGGTTCTCGTTGCGGCAGTGGCTGCAGGGGTTATCATAAGCACCGCCGGCTACCTTGAGCAGAAGGCCTCCGCGACCGGCAGGCAGACCACACAGGAGGTCGCGAGCGGCATAAAAGTGCTCAACGTCTACGGCTACGTTAACACTACCACGCCAAGCGCGGGCACCATAACGAGGATGGCCATTTACGTCAGCCCCAACGCGGGAAGCATGGGTATTGACCTCGGCACGGCCAAAATCGTTCTCAGCGACGGTAAGAAGATGGTTGTCTACGAGTACAACTCCAGCGCCTTCTGGAACGGTACCATAAGTGACCTCTTTAACCTGACGGTGTGGAGCAACGTAAGCGGCACCAGCTTTGGAATAGCGGTTATAAACGATGGAGACGGCAGTATGACCAAAGACCACCCCACGCTTTCGTGGGGGGACTACGCGGCGCTGCTGATTGATACGACCGGCTTCACAGGACCCAGGGGTGCCGGGATATCCCCCGCCACCAAGATTGTGGGTAAGGTTATACCCGAGACCGGTGCCGCGGGAGTTATAGACTTCACAACTCCGAGCACCTACAACTACAACGTCCTCGAGCTCCAGTGA